DNA sequence from the Methanocellales archaeon genome:
GTGGCATTCTAAATTTTTTCTTTGATACCATGGAAAAACAAATGCTGTTAGAGGACCACATAAGGAAAAACAAGCGGGACACTGTACTTATCTGTATGTTCATGGTCCTTCTTCTTTTTAGCGTGATATTTGCCATAGGTTTGGCACTAGGCTCCCCTCCTTATTTTACCATAGCAATCGCTTTACCCATAGCCTTGTTTTACATTATGATCACCTATTCTTTTTCCGTTCAGACTGTCATTTCTGCTGCCGGTGCTAGACCCGCAAATCCACAAGTTCGTGAAGAGAAACTGCTGATTTATAAAGCTGAAGAAATGGCTATCGCTGCGGGTTTGCCGCCGCCTAAGGTTTATGTTCAGGATTCAAAGGACATCAATGCCTTTGCGACAGGTAAGAAGCCGGAAGAATCCATTATCTGTGCTACTACCGGTGCTATTCGGCAATTGAACAATGAGGAGCTTGAAGGCGTTATTGGTCATGAGATGAGCCATATAAAGAATCGGGATATTCTTGTGATGACTGTTACCGTGGCAGTGGTTGGAACCATTGCTATTCTCGCCGAAATAGCCTTGAGGTCTCTATTCTGGAGCGGTGGTGGACGAGGAAGCAAAAAAGGCAGCGGTGGAATAGTCCTCATTATAGCCGCTGTTATTTTCATTGTTTTAGCGCCGCTGTTCTCGAGGCTCACTTATCTTGCCATTTCGCGGAGAAGAGAATACCTTGCTGATGCAGATGGGGCATATCTTACCCGTAATCCCGAGGGTCTTGCGGCGGCTTTGGAGAAAATAAAGAATGATTTGCCTGATGATCCAAAAGGCTCTAAAACGGTTGCTCCGCTTTACATTGCAAATCCATTTAAGAGGGCTTTACGTAACTCAATTTGGTCAACCCATCCACCCTTGGATGAAAGAATAAGAAGATTAAGATCGATGTAAAATTACTATTTTAGTTGATCTTCCATAAGCAACTAACAAGTTGTAATTCCAAGCCCGATAATACCTAAAAAATATGCAAATTTTTGAAATCCATTGGCATTTTCAAAAAAGATAAATTTTTGGATACAACGTAAAGTAAAACAAACCAAAAATTATGCCTGTAACACGATTAGAACCTTTTGCAGTTAAAAAAGGTGTTTTATGTTTTCCTTAATTTAGAAATCAAAAATGATATAAGCCATAAAAAAATAAAAAGGTGGGAGGGGGGCTGTATCTACTTAATCTCAACCTTCTTGGTCTTGATCTCTGGCTTCGGCTCAAGCTTGGGCAGCATCACTTTCAGCACACCATCGGTCATCTCCGCTTCAACATCCTCTGATTTGATTTCCTCAGGCAATTCAAGGCTACGGAAGAAGCTCATGCTGCTGCGTTCGCGTCTTAGCCAGTTCTTCCCTTTATCTTCTTTGCCTTCCTCATGCTTTGCTGATATCTCTATTCCAGTTGGGGTCACCTCTATGTTGATATTCTCCTTGGGCATTCCAGGCATTTCCGCGCGCAATTCGAATCTGTCCCCCAGGTCAGCGACATCCGTTAGTGGCATTCTGGTCTCTGAAAGGGCACTGATAGCTCTCCGGCTACCAAAACCCAATGGCACAAAGAGATCATAAAAGCCTGATCTGAAATCGTCGAACATTCTGTCCATCTCGGTCCAGAGGTCAAAGGGCCTCACTGAAGTAATCTCTCCCTCTTTTTCTTTTGGCCTCACGGCCAATTTGTCTTCTTTATCTTTTTCTTTATCTTTTCTTAGAACCATATGGCTTCACCTCCTTTTTGCATTTATTAGAGGCGTCGTATGTATTATAATACAAACTTCCTTAAATACTTTTCGTTTTTGTTGATTTAAAATAAACTAAATAGCAAACATTTAGAAATATTTAAATAGTTGTTATTATCTATGTTATTACATGGCAGGGAGAATAATATTAAAAAAATTTGATTATCCTGTAACTGGAGACCTAAACGACGATATAGACTTCATATGCAGGTCTTTCGGCTATTTTACCCAACGAGATAAACAGGACACTGCTGGAAAAATCTTCAGATTACTCGTCAAAGAAGTTGCGGAGGAATCTAACGGTTTGAGCAGCGATGATATCGCCGATAAACTACATCTAACGAGAGGGACCATTGTTTACCATTTGAATAGTTTCATCTCATCGGGTTTGGT
Encoded proteins:
- a CDS encoding M48 family metallopeptidase — its product is MEKQMLLEDHIRKNKRDTVLICMFMVLLLFSVIFAIGLALGSPPYFTIAIALPIALFYIMITYSFSVQTVISAAGARPANPQVREEKLLIYKAEEMAIAAGLPPPKVYVQDSKDINAFATGKKPEESIICATTGAIRQLNNEELEGVIGHEMSHIKNRDILVMTVTVAVVGTIAILAEIALRSLFWSGGGRGSKKGSGGIVLIIAAVIFIVLAPLFSRLTYLAISRRREYLADADGAYLTRNPEGLAAALEKIKNDLPDDPKGSKTVAPLYIANPFKRALRNSIWSTHPPLDERIRRLRSM
- a CDS encoding Hsp20/alpha crystallin family protein; its protein translation is MVLRKDKEKDKEDKLAVRPKEKEGEITSVRPFDLWTEMDRMFDDFRSGFYDLFVPLGFGSRRAISALSETRMPLTDVADLGDRFELRAEMPGMPKENINIEVTPTGIEISAKHEEGKEDKGKNWLRRERSSMSFFRSLELPEEIKSEDVEAEMTDGVLKVMLPKLEPKPEIKTKKVEIK